A window of the Pseudoalteromonas sp. A25 genome harbors these coding sequences:
- the rpoZ gene encoding DNA-directed RNA polymerase subunit omega, with protein sequence MARVTVEDAVDAIGNRFDLILVAARRARQIAVGGKDPMVDAENDKPTVIALREIEKGLVNNSSLDVIDREEQQNQEAAELAAVAAIVGGNN encoded by the coding sequence ATGGCTCGCGTAACTGTAGAAGATGCAGTAGATGCAATTGGTAACCGTTTTGATTTAATCTTGGTAGCAGCGCGTCGCGCTCGTCAAATCGCTGTAGGTGGTAAAGACCCTATGGTTGATGCTGAAAACGATAAGCCAACGGTTATCGCTTTGCGTGAAATTGAAAAAGGTCTTGTGAACAACTCTTCATTAGACGTAATCGATCGTGAAGAACAGCAAAACCAAGAAGCTGCAGAACTTGCAGCCGTTGCAGCTATTGTAGGCGGCAACAACTAA
- the gmk gene encoding guanylate kinase, translating to MTTATRGNLFILSSPSGAGKSSLIKALLTKHQDIKMSVSHTTRAPRLGENDGEHYHFVTEADFNALILNDDFFEWAKVFDNYYGTSKGAVETQLNEGLDVFLDIDWQGAQQVRKLAPEVKTIFILPPSQQELENRLNGRGQDSKEVIASRMAQAKSESSHYNEFDYVLVNDDFDTTLEQLEHIVMAARMELKAQQARHGQLISDLLR from the coding sequence ATGACGACAGCAACGCGTGGTAATCTTTTTATTCTTTCCTCTCCTTCCGGTGCCGGTAAATCTAGCTTAATTAAAGCGTTATTAACTAAACACCAAGACATAAAAATGTCTGTCTCACATACCACACGCGCACCACGTCTAGGAGAAAATGACGGTGAGCATTATCACTTTGTAACAGAAGCTGACTTCAATGCGCTGATCTTGAATGATGACTTTTTTGAGTGGGCCAAAGTATTTGATAATTATTATGGCACCTCTAAAGGTGCAGTTGAAACACAATTGAATGAAGGCCTAGACGTATTTTTGGATATCGACTGGCAAGGTGCCCAGCAAGTTCGTAAGCTAGCGCCTGAGGTTAAAACCATCTTTATCTTACCGCCTTCTCAGCAAGAGCTAGAAAACAGACTCAATGGCCGAGGTCAAGATTCCAAAGAAGTGATCGCTTCGCGTATGGCTCAAGCCAAATCCGAAAGCTCGCACTACAACGAATTTGACTATGTACTCGTTAATGACGACTTTGATACGACCTTAGAGCAATTAGAGCATATTGTAATGGCCGCGCGCATGGAGCTAAAAGCTCAGCAAGCACGTCATGGTCAACTTATTAGCGATCTTTTACGCTAA
- a CDS encoding S9 family peptidase, producing MKFIHSVLSASIVFACTTHAAPTEKSLQFQDIFDFRYAQNTVLSDNGQVLSFSAKPYRGNSEGLVYDLTSNQLIASVPRGAKPLINQSATWVTFTQQPSLLDKETASKKEKKTLPKNLVLVNTQTKQQQEFTDIVDYQVSDDGNWLAYREKNKAEKTTDPKNSTQPSIQADKKDPLHTLVIVNLNDENTLRIEHVGNYALSPKSKGVLLNQRSEDGSKNRISFIELNNAKQHILFDEPGITISSSAWHPDGNLVAFYQGNYVNNDPLRRDYQLTLWDADNNSTHIIDNPDGWFNGKSANIEWSQDGERLYFENRPELQSKVDEPKYHDQASLTDFNTIRAQKGLKIWHNTDPEIKPREVKTWEKTDKQRHYQAVYHVNGQRVSQLTDEQVPNLTLNTEAPFLLASNDLPYLKQIMYKGFYQDYYAVQVATGAKQLIVKESPFKPSLSPTGTHAVYFANSQVWLKDLHKQKISPLTAAVREAIFADDKHDYPQPQSGYGFAGWQLDGSVVYVYSKYDIWAFDINTQKATRLTQGRETNTKYRVVQLDDKKVGFTKNETLILKAHNLENKQTHIATLALANDTLTTVLAAQARFDVVKKAKNADKVIFTKQTYQQFPDYWQSNLSFETPKQITDLNPQVSQFAWGQQPELVKYKGYNGEDLQGVLIKPAGYKKGDKVPVVIYFYRYMSQRMYDFPKMELNHRPNFPMFTSNGYALFLPDIRFEIGHPGPSSTQTMINAAQKLIDIGVAHPDKIGLQGHSWAGYQSAFMVTQTDMFKAVVSGAPVSNMTSAYSGIRLKSGLARQFQYETGQSRIGKSLVEAPELYIENSPVFFADQVNTPILIMFGDKDGAVPWQEGIQYYLALRRHNKDAIFLQYEGEPHHLKQFPNQLDFSIRMMEYFDHHLKGKPAANWIKQGEAYIAE from the coding sequence ATGAAATTCATACACTCAGTGCTCAGTGCTAGCATCGTTTTCGCTTGCACCACGCATGCTGCACCAACCGAAAAATCACTACAGTTCCAAGATATTTTTGATTTTCGTTATGCCCAAAATACTGTTCTATCTGACAACGGCCAAGTTCTATCTTTTTCCGCCAAGCCATACAGAGGCAACAGCGAAGGCCTAGTTTATGATTTAACATCCAATCAACTGATTGCAAGTGTCCCCCGAGGAGCTAAACCTCTCATCAACCAGTCTGCAACTTGGGTTACCTTTACCCAGCAGCCTTCTTTACTCGACAAAGAAACTGCATCTAAAAAAGAAAAGAAAACACTGCCAAAGAACCTGGTATTGGTAAATACCCAAACTAAGCAACAGCAAGAGTTTACAGATATTGTTGACTATCAAGTGTCTGATGACGGTAATTGGCTAGCTTATAGAGAAAAAAACAAAGCAGAAAAAACAACCGACCCAAAAAACTCTACACAACCGAGTATCCAGGCAGACAAAAAAGACCCGCTTCATACGTTAGTGATCGTCAACTTAAACGATGAAAATACACTTCGCATTGAGCATGTGGGTAACTACGCGCTAAGCCCCAAAAGCAAAGGGGTGTTGTTAAATCAACGCTCAGAAGATGGTAGTAAAAACCGTATTAGCTTTATCGAGCTGAACAACGCCAAACAACATATTTTATTTGATGAGCCAGGGATCACTATCAGCAGCTCAGCTTGGCATCCAGATGGAAACTTGGTGGCATTTTATCAGGGAAATTATGTAAATAACGACCCACTTCGTCGCGATTACCAGCTCACGCTATGGGATGCAGATAATAATTCAACACACATAATTGACAACCCAGATGGCTGGTTTAATGGTAAATCAGCTAACATCGAGTGGTCGCAAGACGGTGAACGCTTATACTTTGAAAATCGTCCTGAACTGCAAAGCAAAGTCGATGAACCGAAATATCACGATCAGGCCTCATTGACTGACTTCAATACAATTCGCGCTCAAAAAGGGTTAAAAATCTGGCACAACACAGACCCAGAAATAAAGCCTCGAGAGGTAAAAACGTGGGAGAAAACAGACAAACAACGTCATTATCAGGCGGTCTATCACGTAAATGGCCAGCGAGTATCGCAATTAACAGATGAGCAAGTCCCAAATTTAACTCTGAACACCGAAGCGCCATTCTTACTAGCAAGTAACGACCTTCCCTACTTAAAACAAATTATGTATAAGGGGTTTTATCAAGACTACTATGCAGTGCAAGTTGCAACCGGTGCTAAGCAATTGATTGTTAAAGAGTCACCTTTTAAGCCCAGCCTATCTCCCACCGGCACTCACGCCGTATATTTTGCAAATAGCCAAGTGTGGCTCAAAGATTTACATAAACAGAAAATCTCGCCGTTAACAGCCGCTGTGCGCGAGGCCATTTTTGCTGATGACAAACATGATTATCCGCAACCACAATCAGGCTATGGATTTGCGGGCTGGCAGCTTGATGGCAGCGTTGTTTATGTTTACTCCAAATATGACATATGGGCCTTTGATATCAACACCCAAAAAGCAACACGCCTCACCCAAGGTAGAGAAACAAACACCAAATACCGCGTTGTGCAACTAGACGACAAAAAGGTAGGCTTCACAAAAAATGAAACCCTTATATTAAAGGCACATAACCTTGAAAATAAGCAAACTCACATTGCCACTTTAGCACTGGCAAACGATACACTAACCACGGTACTGGCTGCTCAAGCGCGATTTGATGTCGTTAAAAAAGCTAAAAATGCCGATAAAGTTATTTTTACCAAACAAACCTATCAGCAATTCCCTGACTACTGGCAAAGTAACCTAAGTTTTGAAACACCAAAACAAATTACTGATTTAAACCCTCAGGTGAGTCAGTTTGCATGGGGGCAACAGCCCGAGTTGGTGAAATACAAAGGTTATAATGGTGAAGACCTACAAGGTGTACTGATAAAGCCAGCTGGCTACAAAAAAGGCGATAAAGTGCCTGTGGTGATTTACTTTTATCGCTACATGAGCCAACGCATGTATGATTTCCCTAAAATGGAGCTTAATCATAGGCCTAACTTCCCTATGTTTACCTCTAATGGTTATGCCCTATTTTTACCAGATATCCGCTTTGAAATCGGCCATCCGGGACCTTCATCAACGCAAACGATGATCAATGCAGCGCAAAAACTGATTGATATTGGCGTAGCACACCCGGATAAAATTGGTCTGCAAGGCCACTCATGGGCTGGTTATCAAAGTGCATTTATGGTCACACAAACTGACATGTTTAAAGCGGTTGTATCTGGAGCACCGGTATCTAACATGACTTCAGCGTACAGTGGCATACGTTTAAAGTCGGGGCTTGCACGTCAATTCCAATATGAAACGGGACAAAGCAGAATTGGTAAATCTTTAGTCGAAGCGCCTGAGCTCTACATCGAAAATTCACCAGTGTTCTTTGCTGATCAGGTAAATACCCCTATTTTAATCATGTTTGGGGACAAAGACGGTGCGGTGCCGTGGCAAGAGGGAATACAGTACTATCTTGCGCTACGCCGTCACAATAAAGATGCAATATTCCTGCAGTACGAGGGAGAACCGCATCATCTCAAGCAATTTCCAAATCAACTCGACTTTTCAATTCGCATGATGGAGTACTTTGACCATCATCTTAAAGGAAAACCAGCTGCTAACTGGATAAAACAAGGCGAAGCATATATCGCCGAATAA